In a single window of the Niabella ginsenosidivorans genome:
- a CDS encoding phage tail sheath family protein: MPVQTTYPGVYIEEIPSGVRTITGVATSITAFIGRALKGPVNVPVTINNFSDFTRQFGGLWVDSTMSYAVQDFYQNGGSQAIIVRIVNDADTAQFVLPAGAEALTLVATSPGSWANQLLVSVNYNTQDPTAPVLSPPAPPAANLFNLVIYERDETTQQVQKIEEYLRVSLLPESPRFLPRVLQQNSTVLNVRTASDGTWELPVNRPDETTDPVEVDTPVTDGDALTVNEYLGDGADNPGLDAFLKTDLFNLLSIPPPVRGQDTNAAVYTRALDICVKKRAILLVDPPVAWGSNSNNAVSNPIGGLNSLGISGSVARNAALYYPLVYKADPLRENQTDLFVPSGIIAGLIAATDTNRGVWKSPAGVDLGLSGVQALQVSLSDDENGQLNPLGINCLRSFPVIGRVVWGARTMRGADQLADEYKYLAVRRTALYIEESLYRGTKWVVFEPNDEPLWAQIRLNVGAFMHNLFRQGAFQGKTPKDAYLVKCDSETTTQNDINMGVVNILVAFAPLKPAEFVIIKIQQLAGQIDI; the protein is encoded by the coding sequence ATGCCTGTTCAGACAACTTATCCCGGAGTATATATTGAAGAAATACCCAGCGGCGTGCGCACGATTACCGGTGTGGCTACTTCAATAACTGCGTTTATTGGCAGGGCCTTAAAGGGCCCGGTAAATGTGCCTGTGACCATTAATAATTTCAGTGATTTTACCCGGCAGTTTGGCGGCCTTTGGGTAGATAGTACCATGAGTTATGCTGTTCAGGACTTTTATCAGAATGGAGGTAGCCAGGCCATTATTGTACGTATTGTAAATGATGCAGACACTGCTCAGTTTGTGTTGCCCGCAGGCGCGGAAGCGCTTACCCTGGTGGCCACCAGCCCGGGCAGCTGGGCCAATCAGTTGCTGGTATCAGTAAATTATAATACCCAGGACCCTACAGCGCCTGTTCTTTCACCACCGGCCCCGCCTGCTGCCAATCTCTTCAACCTGGTGATCTATGAACGCGATGAAACAACGCAACAGGTACAGAAAATTGAAGAATACCTACGGGTGTCGTTGTTGCCGGAATCACCCCGGTTCCTGCCACGGGTATTGCAGCAAAATTCAACGGTCTTAAATGTACGCACCGCAAGCGATGGTACCTGGGAACTGCCGGTAAACCGCCCGGATGAAACAACAGACCCGGTTGAAGTGGACACACCGGTTACTGATGGCGATGCGCTTACCGTAAATGAATACCTGGGCGATGGTGCTGACAACCCCGGACTTGACGCCTTTTTAAAAACGGACCTGTTTAACCTGTTATCCATTCCGCCACCGGTAAGAGGTCAGGATACCAATGCGGCTGTGTATACAAGAGCGCTGGATATCTGTGTAAAAAAACGAGCCATTTTATTGGTAGACCCGCCGGTGGCATGGGGCAGTAACAGCAATAATGCGGTCAGCAATCCTATTGGAGGTCTGAACAGCTTAGGAATATCCGGTAGTGTTGCCAGAAATGCTGCACTGTATTACCCGTTGGTTTACAAAGCTGATCCTTTAAGGGAAAATCAAACCGATCTGTTTGTGCCCAGCGGGATCATTGCCGGACTTATTGCGGCTACTGATACTAACCGGGGCGTCTGGAAATCACCTGCAGGCGTAGACCTTGGATTATCCGGTGTACAGGCATTACAGGTCAGTTTGTCGGATGATGAGAACGGGCAGCTGAATCCGCTGGGGATCAATTGCCTTCGTTCCTTCCCGGTGATCGGCCGTGTGGTCTGGGGCGCACGCACCATGCGGGGCGCTGATCAGCTGGCGGATGAATATAAATATTTAGCGGTCAGGAGAACAGCGCTGTATATAGAGGAATCTTTATACCGCGGTACCAAGTGGGTGGTATTTGAGCCCAATGATGAACCGTTATGGGCGCAGATCCGTCTAAATGTAGGTGCGTTTATGCACAACCTTTTCCGGCAGGGCGCTTTCCAGGGTAAAACACCAAAAGATGCTTACCTGGTAAAATGCGACAGCGAAACCACCACGCAAAATGATATTAATATGGGCGTGGTAAATATTCTTGTTGCATTTGCACCGCTGAAACCTGCGGAATTCGTCATCATAAAAATTCAGCAGCTGGCTGGTCAAATTGATATTTAA
- a CDS encoding phage tail protein, with protein MAQFTVNTQRFDPYKNFKFRVKWDGRYVAGVSKVGALKKTTEVVKHREGGDPSSSRKSPGKTEYEAITLERGVTHDTEFEKWANKVWNYGAGLGAETSLKDFRKDIIIELYNEAGQLVIAYKIYRCWVSEFQAMPDLDANANAVAIQNIKLENEGWERDYTVVEPAEPSFTEPS; from the coding sequence ATGGCACAATTCACAGTAAACACACAGCGTTTTGATCCTTATAAAAACTTTAAATTCCGGGTGAAATGGGATGGCCGCTATGTAGCCGGCGTAAGCAAAGTGGGCGCTTTAAAAAAGACCACCGAAGTGGTAAAGCACCGGGAGGGAGGCGATCCGAGCAGTAGCCGTAAGAGCCCCGGCAAAACGGAGTACGAGGCCATTACCCTGGAAAGAGGAGTAACACATGATACGGAATTTGAAAAATGGGCCAATAAGGTATGGAATTACGGAGCGGGCCTTGGTGCAGAAACATCGCTTAAAGATTTCCGGAAGGATATTATTATAGAACTGTATAACGAGGCGGGCCAATTGGTAATTGCCTATAAGATTTATCGTTGCTGGGTTTCGGAGTTTCAGGCCATGCCCGACCTGGATGCCAATGCCAATGCTGTGGCGATACAAAATATTAAACTTGAAAACGAAGGCTGGGAGCGGGATTATACAGTTGTAGAACCGGCTGAACCTTCCTTTACGGAACCTTCCTGA
- a CDS encoding T4 family baseplate hub assembly chaperone, with protein MWETCLPLSPVRRSRLLLTVAFPNDDIGGLSVGQCNGRLLRLRQQLFGNRLPSLARCPACSQTAEWEQDLLNFQLETVLGNKTAEQRDITLDEYTVHFRLPGIADMEVLETIIAAGEKQQHLLKQCVLNAYKKEEVCPVNELPQTVIQEMEAQMAATDPLADIRVLLSCPACSNSWEAVFDIQSYLWKELNAWARSLFKEIYTLAKYFGWGETEILEMSHQRRRLYLKMIWG; from the coding sequence TTGTGGGAAACCTGCTTGCCGCTTTCCCCTGTCCGGCGTTCCAGGCTCCTGCTGACTGTTGCATTCCCAAACGATGACATCGGCGGCTTAAGCGTGGGCCAGTGCAACGGACGGCTGTTACGGTTACGGCAACAATTGTTTGGTAACCGGCTTCCCTCACTGGCCAGGTGCCCCGCCTGTTCACAGACAGCGGAATGGGAACAGGATCTGCTCAATTTTCAACTGGAAACAGTATTGGGAAATAAAACTGCCGAACAACGGGATATAACGCTTGATGAGTATACAGTTCATTTCCGGTTGCCTGGTATCGCAGATATGGAAGTGTTGGAAACCATTATAGCTGCCGGAGAAAAACAGCAACACCTGCTCAAACAATGCGTGCTCAATGCGTATAAAAAAGAGGAAGTCTGCCCGGTAAATGAGTTGCCCCAAACAGTTATACAGGAAATGGAAGCGCAAATGGCAGCAACAGACCCACTGGCTGATATAAGGGTCTTATTGAGCTGCCCAGCCTGCTCCAATTCCTGGGAGGCTGTTTTTGATATCCAGTCGTATTTATGGAAAGAACTGAACGCCTGGGCCCGTAGTCTTTTTAAAGAAATTTATACACTGGCAAAATATTTTGGCTGGGGGGAAACAGAGATCCTGGAAATGAGCCATCAGCGGCGACGGCTCTATCTTAAAATGATATGGGGATGA
- a CDS encoding DUF4255 domain-containing protein, with product MSSALAIAGITQVLKDLLNDGIINNITTATGTTVTVTALPPDKIEDAGEQTQLNLYMYQATVNQGWRNEGLPVFTPRGDRVSNPPLALDLHYLLSAYTGGAELHTEILLGYGMQLLHENPVLTRDAINKSLSPPDHVDLDGLPPVLRALATTGLADQVEQITITPEVLNADEISKLWTAFTTKYRPTAAYKVTVVLIQSVKSTRKAPPVQSRNIYVIPFNEPVVEEIEPVPATGEPSLPQQLVFSESDLILKGKRLWNDTVMINISGIQFPVMGMGVTGTTIQLKLPEGLKAGLQSLQVIHPVAMGTPPAAHNGVCSKVQAFILSPLVIDNPIATGTAPEGKFKGSIKVKIKPMVTARQEVQLILNGLPPATGAYTFSYVAADKNGPPVDELTIPVSNVAPGTYLVRVQVDGAESPLETDNSTKTYNSPAITIT from the coding sequence ATGAGCTCGGCCCTGGCCATTGCGGGAATAACACAGGTTCTTAAGGACCTGCTGAATGACGGTATTATTAATAATATTACCACAGCTACCGGCACAACGGTTACTGTTACCGCGCTTCCGCCGGACAAAATAGAAGATGCCGGTGAGCAAACCCAGCTGAACCTTTATATGTATCAGGCCACGGTGAACCAGGGATGGCGCAATGAAGGATTACCTGTTTTTACCCCGCGCGGGGACCGGGTCAGTAACCCGCCATTGGCGCTGGATCTGCACTATCTTTTATCTGCCTACACCGGAGGCGCAGAACTGCATACGGAAATATTACTGGGCTATGGAATGCAGCTTTTGCATGAGAACCCGGTTTTAACAAGGGATGCGATTAACAAATCATTAAGTCCGCCGGATCATGTAGACCTGGACGGGCTGCCACCGGTACTGAGAGCACTGGCAACAACGGGGCTTGCAGATCAGGTGGAACAAATAACGATCACGCCTGAAGTATTAAATGCAGATGAGATTTCCAAGCTCTGGACAGCCTTCACTACAAAATACAGACCTACAGCCGCGTATAAGGTAACCGTAGTGCTGATCCAAAGCGTAAAAAGCACCCGCAAGGCGCCGCCTGTTCAGAGCAGGAATATTTATGTGATTCCCTTTAATGAACCGGTTGTTGAGGAAATAGAACCGGTTCCGGCTACAGGAGAACCGTCATTACCGCAGCAATTGGTTTTTTCAGAGTCAGATCTTATCCTGAAAGGAAAACGGCTTTGGAACGATACGGTAATGATCAATATCAGTGGCATTCAGTTTCCCGTTATGGGAATGGGAGTAACAGGCACCACTATTCAACTTAAGTTGCCCGAAGGATTAAAAGCAGGTTTGCAAAGCTTACAGGTCATACACCCCGTGGCAATGGGTACCCCGCCTGCTGCTCATAATGGAGTTTGCTCAAAAGTACAGGCATTTATTTTATCGCCTCTGGTTATTGACAACCCGATAGCTACCGGTACCGCGCCAGAAGGAAAATTTAAGGGGAGCATCAAAGTAAAAATAAAACCAATGGTTACGGCCCGGCAGGAGGTGCAGCTGATCTTAAATGGACTGCCACCTGCTACCGGCGCATATACGTTCTCATATGTTGCTGCAGATAAAAACGGACCGCCGGTAGATGAACTAACAATCCCTGTGTCCAATGTTGCCCCGGGTACTTACCTGGTACGCGTTCAGGTAGACGGAGCCGAGAGCCCGCTGGAAACGGATAATAGCACAAAAACATACAACAGTCCTGCAATAACAATCACATAA
- a CDS encoding ATP-binding protein encodes MDPSIQEWSSVNQQFLAAMVAIVRKRLEVYDQNGNADAERKQEAALLPLQKKAAVLLNGMTIPAALNRLGDTFGLSEFEKNVLLLCAGVELDPEFGGLVSKIQGGGVYPTFGLALAVLPDAHWSAVVPGGSLRYWRFIELTGHLPVTKAPLKIDEHILHYLAGIYQVDERLLTFVQPFRTAQDMVPSHAALCDLILNNLTAAAPDNRLPVLQLGGAYDSDKKEMAAQLCRQLGVQPYSASLYALPSGYTEIEDFARLWNRESALKLYALIIDATNLDPSDKHREQILNQYIVAVQSPLIILGGKTINNRVHSGRFFEIPKPLAEEQYHLWKKHLNGSVALPDQELRRLVSQFDFNAKTIEQTVTGFTAIPVNGKDNRLWHACCHQVRPEIEELAQRIPPLAEMDDLILPESQKERLRELILQVKHRSKVYDEWGFGRNSNRGLGITALFAGESGTGKTMASEVIAKALDLDLYRVDLSQVVNKYIGETEKNLKKIFDAAEQGGAVLLFDEADALFGKRSEVKDSHDRYANVEVSYLLQRMEAYKGLAILTTNMKQAMDRALMRRIRFVVQFPFPGAEQRAAIWKRVFPRETPIASLDISKLARLNIAGGSIKNVAMNAAFIAAETGGPVTMMHIQRALRGEYEKMEKPLSHAEINQLQ; translated from the coding sequence ATGGATCCCTCAATTCAGGAATGGAGCTCAGTAAACCAGCAATTTCTTGCGGCAATGGTTGCCATTGTCCGCAAGCGGCTGGAGGTTTACGATCAAAACGGTAACGCCGATGCGGAAAGGAAGCAGGAAGCAGCGCTGCTGCCGCTCCAAAAAAAAGCAGCTGTTCTTCTGAACGGGATGACAATACCTGCTGCGCTGAACAGGCTGGGAGATACGTTCGGGCTGTCGGAATTTGAAAAAAATGTGCTGCTGTTATGTGCAGGAGTAGAACTGGATCCGGAATTTGGTGGCCTGGTTTCAAAGATCCAGGGTGGGGGAGTATATCCTACTTTCGGCCTGGCACTTGCGGTACTGCCGGATGCGCATTGGAGTGCTGTTGTACCCGGCGGATCGCTGCGGTACTGGCGGTTTATAGAGCTGACAGGGCACTTACCTGTAACAAAAGCACCTTTAAAAATTGATGAGCATATCCTTCATTACCTGGCAGGTATTTACCAGGTAGATGAGCGCCTGCTGACTTTTGTACAGCCGTTCCGGACTGCGCAGGATATGGTTCCCTCACATGCTGCGCTGTGTGATCTGATTTTAAATAACCTTACAGCCGCAGCACCGGATAACAGGCTGCCTGTCCTTCAACTGGGAGGAGCCTATGATTCGGATAAAAAAGAGATGGCTGCGCAATTGTGCAGGCAACTGGGCGTGCAGCCTTACAGCGCTTCTTTATACGCACTGCCTTCAGGGTATACAGAGATCGAAGATTTTGCAAGGCTCTGGAACCGCGAATCTGCCCTTAAATTGTATGCCCTTATTATAGATGCCACCAATCTGGATCCTTCAGACAAACACCGGGAGCAGATCCTGAATCAATACATTGTGGCTGTTCAGAGCCCACTGATAATCCTGGGTGGCAAAACGATTAATAACCGGGTACATTCCGGCCGGTTTTTTGAAATTCCCAAACCACTGGCAGAAGAACAATATCATTTATGGAAAAAGCACCTGAACGGTTCAGTTGCCCTGCCTGATCAGGAGCTGAGACGCCTGGTGTCCCAATTCGACTTTAATGCAAAGACCATAGAGCAGACAGTAACCGGCTTTACCGCTATTCCTGTAAACGGAAAAGATAACCGGCTATGGCATGCCTGTTGCCACCAGGTTCGCCCGGAAATTGAAGAACTGGCCCAACGGATCCCTCCTCTGGCGGAAATGGACGATCTGATATTACCGGAATCACAAAAGGAACGTTTGCGGGAATTGATTTTACAGGTAAAACATCGTTCAAAGGTATATGATGAATGGGGCTTTGGCCGCAACAGTAACCGGGGACTGGGTATTACCGCCCTCTTTGCAGGAGAGAGCGGAACCGGAAAAACCATGGCATCAGAAGTGATCGCAAAAGCACTGGATCTGGATCTGTACCGGGTAGACCTGAGCCAGGTGGTTAATAAATACATTGGCGAAACCGAAAAAAACCTGAAAAAGATATTTGATGCTGCGGAGCAGGGAGGAGCGGTGCTCTTGTTTGATGAAGCTGATGCGTTATTTGGAAAAAGAAGCGAAGTAAAAGACAGCCATGACAGGTATGCCAACGTGGAAGTAAGCTATTTACTGCAACGCATGGAAGCCTATAAAGGATTGGCGATACTGACCACGAATATGAAGCAGGCTATGGACAGGGCCCTGATGAGAAGGATCCGATTTGTTGTTCAGTTTCCTTTTCCCGGAGCAGAACAGCGTGCCGCAATATGGAAGCGGGTTTTTCCCCGGGAGACCCCCATAGCTAGCCTGGATATTTCAAAGCTGGCTCGTTTAAATATAGCAGGCGGCAGCATTAAAAATGTAGCCATGAACGCAGCCTTTATAGCCGCGGAAACAGGCGGGCCGGTAACCATGATGCATATACAGCGGGCACTCCGGGGTGAATATGAAAAAATGGAAAAGCCATTAAGTCATGCAGAAATCAACCAGCTGCAATGA
- a CDS encoding CIS tube protein codes for MSSFPGTPKLIKGGLVLLNATTSAIERIITLQYNPDALSRTLQAQTVSEDGHNRSQPLRLKGPPVETLKLDAEIDATDQMEVADPLTSATGIHTQLAALETIVYPTSQQLISNNNLAANGTLEIVPMETPLILFIWNKNRILPVRITEFSINEEAFDPLLNPIRAKVSLGLRVLNVDDLGFAHKGASLYMAYQINKEKMAQQAKSGTLNNLGINAIP; via the coding sequence ATGTCTTCATTTCCCGGTACTCCGAAATTAATAAAGGGAGGGCTGGTGCTGCTAAATGCCACCACCTCTGCAATTGAAAGAATTATAACCCTGCAATACAATCCTGATGCCCTTTCGCGTACATTACAGGCGCAAACGGTTAGTGAAGACGGGCATAACCGCTCCCAGCCACTACGGCTGAAAGGGCCTCCTGTTGAAACCCTGAAGCTGGATGCGGAAATTGATGCAACAGATCAGATGGAAGTGGCAGATCCGCTTACCAGCGCAACCGGCATCCACACACAACTGGCGGCGTTGGAAACGATCGTTTATCCCACCAGTCAGCAGCTGATCTCCAATAATAATCTTGCAGCGAACGGTACCCTGGAAATTGTTCCGATGGAAACCCCGTTGATCTTATTCATCTGGAATAAAAACCGCATTTTACCGGTACGCATTACAGAGTTCAGTATTAATGAAGAGGCTTTTGATCCGCTGCTGAACCCGATCAGGGCTAAAGTGAGCCTGGGTTTAAGAGTGTTAAATGTAGATGATCTCGGGTTTGCCCACAAAGGCGCCAGTCTTTATATGGCCTATCAGATCAATAAAGAAAAAATGGCACAACAGGCAAAATCGGGCACATTAAATAACCTGGGCATAAATGCAATACCATGA